The DNA window ACCTACGTGATGGATACCATTGATTTATATGAGTGAGAATTTAGTAACACGTGAGGTGGTTAGTCAGCGACGCGCAGCGGAGCTCGAAATCATCGCGGCAGCTTATTAGTGAGGGTCGCTTAACGGTACCTGCTATGCGCGTGGCGGTTCGTTGCTATTGATTAGCTTGATATATTCAGTGCAGTAGGGAGCGAAACCATATTTTTCATGGATTGACGCGGAAGGCCTGTTATTACTATAGATATTGGCTTTAACACGATCGACCTTCATGATGTCGCTTGCCCACGCTACAGCCTCTCGCATGAGAGTAGCACCAATACCCTGATTTCGAAACTTTGGGTCAACATATAAAGCCTCAAGTGTGCATTCACGGTTGTGCGATGATAGATAATCTAAAACTGTAACAAAACTGTACTGGTATCCTACAATTTCTTTGTCTACAACCGCAATGATAACGCGGGCATCTGGGTTAGAGAGTTCGTTTGCATAGTGCCTATATGATTTATCATAATTAAAAATGAGTTCTGGTTCGTATGCTTTTGATTCATTTTGCAGCATCTCGCCCATCTCAATAATAGTGGGTAGGTGGCTCGGGGTTGCTTCGATAATATCCATGGTAGTAATATAGTAGCCCAATAAGCGTACTAGCTCAATAAATTATTATGAACGATGATATTAAAATATAGACACAAAATGAGTTGTTGTGAGATCTAGTTCAACTGGCAATTGAGAATTTTTCTGAAGCTCGTCTAATAACGTGAGCCAAAATAAGAATCATCGAATAGGTGATTTTTATTTTTGTCTAACCTCTCGTGCGAGTGTCTATTTGAATTATGCAAACTTATTTCATCTAGTATGAAACTATCCTTTCAAGTTTCTATCTAGATCTTTTCCGCACTATCTGTGTCGGCTTCTATAATCACTTCGTTTTGCCTATCACTTTTGTAGCGCCCTCTCGTCCAGTAGTGAATATCATCAAGGAGAGGAAATATTCTTTCAAGTACGGCCATACTATCCAAAATGTTACAATACGACTATGCAAAAGATACTTATCACTGGGGGGTCGGGCGGGATTGGTTACGCGTTAGCGCGGGTCGCTGCAGCGCATGGTCATGACATCGTCCTCGCGGCACGGAATGTCGAGCATCTCGCGCTCGCTCAGCAAACACTGCAAAAAGACCACAAGATAAGTGTTGACATTAAACAAGCGGATTTATCAAAACCGGGCGCAGCACGAAAACTTTACGACGAGCTAAAGAGTGACGGTATCGAGATACTCGTCAACAATGCCGGCTTTGGATTGGTCGGTGATTTTTTCAAAGAAGACATCGCCGATAACATAGACATGGTGCAACTAAACGCCCAGGCATTAATGGAACTGACGCACTATTTTGGTAATGATTTCATAAAGAAAAAGCGAGGGAAGATCCTGAATGTTGCGTCAGTCGCAGCATTTGTGCCCGGCCCGAAACAACCGGTGTACTATGCGACAAAGGCTTTTGTGAGAAGCTTCTCGCGAGCACTTGCTCTATGGCACCTCACGGCGTGACGGTGACAAACCTCAACCCCGGTGCGACAAAGACGAACTTTTTTGTGCGGGCAAAGGTGGGCACAAAAGAACGTGGCGTCTCCGCTGATGCGGTCGCTGAGGCGGCGTATGCAGCGATGATGAGCGGAAAGTCAGAGATCACCTATGGATTCACAAACAAGATCCTTACTAACTTCCTCGTGAGGATTGCACCCTACCGCGTGCAAGCAGCACTAATCGACAAGAACTCTGAAGTATAGTTGAAGTTGACCAATGAGATAGGGGTTCTGCTACTATATAGCCATGCCCTCAACACTCATTATCATTCGCGGAAATTCGGGGAGCGGGAAGACGACTGTCGCCAAAGAACTGCGCAGTAGAATTGGTGACGGTTTGAGCGACAACACCCTGCTTGTCCAGCAAGATGTGCTGCGACGTGACATGCTGCGAGAGCGCGATATGCTAGAGAAACGCTCGGTGATTGAGCTAATCGAATTGGTGGTAGAGTTCGGCCGTAGACAAGGGAGAACTGTGATACTCGAAGGGATACTTGCTACAAAAAAGTATGGTCCAATGCTTCAACAATTAGCCAGTCAGTTTGATGAAGCACATGTGTACTACCTCGACATACCGTTTGATGAAACGCTGCGAAGGCACGCCACTAAACCAAATGCCCACGAATTTGGAGAAAAAGAAATGCGCGAATGGTGGAACGAGAAGGACTACCTACACATAGATGGCGAGAAGCTACTCGATAAATCTAAGAGTGTCGAAGATATCACTACTCAAATTATCGCTGATGTTGGTAATGCGTAGCGGCTGCAGGGCGAGTTAGTGCACCACATGGGATCGGGCAGGTATAAGCGCCAAATTGTTTATGCTATGATGAAGCTATGACGAATATCACACACGCAGCAAAACAATCACTTCGAAAACTCAATATCGCCGCCGCGGTGTTTCACCTAGCGCTAGCACTATTTGTGCTGTACTGCTCGAACTCGTTTTCACTGCCGGTGACAGCGACGTACCTGGCGGGCCCTCCTGGCTCAATGTATACAGACCCAGTCACGTTGTTTGATGTGCGAGTGGGTTACGCCGTAGCGCTGTTTTTGGGGCTGTCGGCATTTTTCCACGTACTGGTGGCATCGAAGGCGTTCTTCGGGCGCTATATTACCGGTCTTAGCAACACAATCAATGTGTTTCGTTGGGTTGAGTACTCGATCAGCTCGACACTGATGATTTTGCTTATCGCGCAGATTACGGGG is part of the Candidatus Saccharibacteria bacterium genome and encodes:
- a CDS encoding GNAT family N-acetyltransferase; the protein is MDIIEATPSHLPTIIEMGEMLQNESKAYEPELIFNYDKSYRHYANELSNPDARVIIAVVDKEIVGYQYSFVTVLDYLSSHNRECTLEALYVDPKFRNQGIGATLMREAVAWASDIMKVDRVKANIYSNNRPSASIHEKYGFAPYCTEYIKLINSNEPPRA
- a CDS encoding SDR family NAD(P)-dependent oxidoreductase, with the protein product MQKILITGGSGGIGYALARVAAAHGHDIVLAARNVEHLALAQQTLQKDHKISVDIKQADLSKPGAARKLYDELKSDGIEILVNNAGFGLVGDFFKEDIADNIDMVQLNAQALMELTHYFGNDFIKKKRGKILNVASVAAFVPGPKQPVYYATKAFVRSFSRALALWHLTA
- a CDS encoding kinase, which encodes MPSTLIIIRGNSGSGKTTVAKELRSRIGDGLSDNTLLVQQDVLRRDMLRERDMLEKRSVIELIELVVEFGRRQGRTVILEGILATKKYGPMLQQLASQFDEAHVYYLDIPFDETLRRHATKPNAHEFGEKEMREWWNEKDYLHIDGEKLLDKSKSVEDITTQIIADVGNA